A window of Rhipicephalus microplus isolate Deutch F79 chromosome X, USDA_Rmic, whole genome shotgun sequence genomic DNA:
atcatcatcataattgtACAGTTTTATTGGTCAAGGGAGTAACTCTAGACTTTGTTGGTGTTCTGGTTGCTACTAATAGCCAAGCCATTCCTAACGGGTTGACTATTTCGACAACTCACTACTTATTGTCACATGCGGTGTGATTCCTCGCTTGTCACGCAACAATACGCCTCCTAATTTCACTCTTTGCCAGTGGAAAACAACTACATCAGACCTTTTTACCAAAGTTTTTGTCTTGTAGTTGCACGGTTTAGTCATAGAATACAAGACTGCCACGCAGAACTTGACTTGATTGAGACCGGAACCCTGATTTTTATAAAACATATTTATGCAGCACGTGCTTTGGGGCCGTATACCACCTTTTTCAGAGCCAGCACCTGTTGAGGCACTTAAAGGACCCTGGAACATTTTTTCGGCATGGTCAGACAACACGGCTGGTCGGTAGACGAGGCACGTGAGAATAGATGAGCCAAACATTAAACGCAGCGCACGGCCTGATATTGACACTTACTTTTTGAAGTCAGATATAAATCACttgctcttctctcgacaaattatGGCGTAATTCAATATCACTGCATCATAAAGGCAACGTCCTGCGTCAAAGGCTAGTTTACCTATCATGAGCTGCAATGTTACCATGGTCACCGCGCGATGACGTGACGTTACCAGCTGCACTTTATAGTGTAGTGATTACAATACAGAACTATACCACCTCGCTCGCAATGACATTGAAAGTAAGCAGCCTGTTTaaataaaacagaaagaaaaagaaaccggTAAACGTGAAGACGTGCGGTGACCTATGGACGCAGCTTCTTGCCCCCTTATCACTCCCTCCTCCTCTCTCACTAAGCCGTCAGCATGCTAGCTGGTACGAAGATAGAAAGGAAGCTACTACATCATGCGATGATGTTGTGTAACTCAGCGCGTATTTTGTAAATTGTGAAGAAAGGTTCCGGCAATAAATTATTGAGGCGATGAAATTATTAACGCGAAAGCGTTTCACAGAAACTCCGGTggcggcgtcgttggttgtgagcgaaaaatcatcttatgcgtgaccaaaaaatcgggaacaatgaaaaaaaaattaatgagaGCTAGAAAATCCTGAATCAGAGTAGGGGCCAAACCGGGGTTGTTTAAATGAATGTGTGGAGCTAACCCGGGTCCTCTGCGTGGGAAgcgaatgttctaccacacggccacgccacTGCTTGTGAAAAGAGGAAAAAACTTCCTttgcttggaaattcagtgaaagtaGTTTTCAGGCTTCACTAacgcacgcgtcctgtatacatgctttacaaggcaacatgaaatattgcagtaataatagTACCAGCGTTCATTACCAACGGGCGTCAGAGTatatgattatcataatggctccatgGTTAAAAGCCAATATACTTCACTGcaaaaagcacacacgctactacgcctattctcttaaggccccgtagtgggtgcatagcaaattcgaaaaaagtttcatgcactaagtgtttgaagtacgcaataggaacaggatgtagctatcgtgttcaactcctaaaggtgaagctttagggtcccctcaTTTTGAACGACGTCCTGCGATCATAGGCTTACCAGCCGGGGGAGCAACAAAGgcgctaacccccccccccccctcttacacTGAGACAAGTTGGGGGGcctgagaccccccccccccccttttgacgGTGGTCACTGTCAGCTGCCCGCTGGGGAAGCCAACAACTATAGGGCGAAGTTTTATTTCACCACAGTAATCAACCAATTATATTGGTACGGGAAAATGAAAATATTACGAGGGAACGTTTATTTAAAGTAAAAGCTTATCTTAACTTCTGCTGGGACGATTGTCCTTGACTGTTCCTTGCAGTGCGGGCCGCCTATGCGACTCTTTCGCGTCTTGTGCTTTAGCATTGCAAAGTGGGCTACAGTACAAGGTGCGAAAACGTCTTGTACTTGCTTTGCTATGGATGGGAAGAATATTCCTTTTATGAACCAGTCAcagcatttgctgcttcaggaaaattgTTTTTGTTTGTCAAAAATGAATAGCATCATCGCTTCTttatcgaagctgctgtgagccaaTGATTGTGAGGAGTCTTTATAAATTCTTTAGTTCTGCCGTACTAGAAGCACCCCAAAAAGGTGTCCGTTTTAGTCTCTGTtaaatctgatcagccttgcttacagTAACCAGGAGCGATGGCAGCAGTTTGCAAATTAGCgaagaataaagcagtggacttgAGTAAAGTGGAAAGCTCAGCTTCTAAGCTTACCCCACCGCTTGACCTACAGGACCAGGGCGAACTTGAAAGAACGTGGTTTTTCGCACGATGAAGGCCTAATTATTAGTCGGCCTAGTTAGTTTTCATTCAACTTGAATTGGCTCTTACAGCTCAAAATGCTACTTTGGCACAAAAGAATCACACATGTACGTGAAGCGCTGCTTAGTTCTCTCTGTCTTACTAAGCATGAGCTAACGGAGATGTACACGCGCACATACACTCTAAAAACGTTTTCCGGAGTAATTGAGCAGTTACCGCGAAAAGGGCTCTTTGctcctccaaaagacaaaatgtgcTCAAAAGATTGCACACGGCACCACAAGAACGtgcacttttttctttgtggagtaCAGCACCTGTTCCTTGGGGTAAGGTGAGGAATATTCGCGCCGTGTGCAAACGACTCATCGGCGCCTACACAAGCCTGTTTTATTTCAGAGGGTAATGTAGCGTGGTGTGGTTTAGTGGTTGGTGTACGCGCACGCTGACTGAACGGTCGTGTGAGTTGATTGaatcatatgtggggtttaacgttcccaaaccaccatgtgattatgaaagacgccgtagtagaaggctccgaaaatttcgaccacctgggcttttcaacgcgcacctaaatctgagcccacgggctaATTTTCACATCCAATGAAAAAGCAGTCATcgaaaagatatatatatatatatatatatatatatatatatatatatatatatatatatatatatatatatatatatatatatatatatatatatatatatatatatatatatatatatatgtcccgCCTGACGAGGGAGGTAGgttgtttgcccccccccccccccgggcctcgtaaaagagttggtacgccactgcctTCGATGCAGGCCCTATGTTTTTGCCTTGATAAGCTTTACAAATATGTTTGAGACACCTCGCTATCCTTCAGATTAGGCTGCGATGCACTTTATGTGAAATTGCACACTTCCTTTTTGCGGGAAGTTCCAGCATATAACATCACAGCGTGGCCATCTTGCGTGCCTGGTGCACCCGATTTCAATATCTTTGTTGAAATTTCAAAAAGAGTGTCTTCAATTACATGCGATTACTTGTTTTTAATAGGTACACCAAATAGCGTGATGCGCTGAATCTTTGCCATATTCGCTCAAGTTAATAACCACTGAACCTTAATTACCACTTACCACTTAActgcgcttgccttctctgggaatccagttagttacccttaatgaccagcggttatcctgtctacgcgctacttggccggcccatgtccatttcctcttcttgatttcaagtgTGATATCGTTAACACCCATTTGTTCCattatccactctgctctcttcttgtctcttatggttacacctattatttttccTTCCtttgctcactgcgtcatcctcaatttaagctgaatcctttttgtaagtctccaggtttctgctccgtagctaagtaccggcaagatacagctgttatataccttcctcttgagggatagtggcaatctacgtgtcataatttgagagtgcttgccaaatgtgctccaccccattcttattctcatagttacttcaatctcgtagttcggctccgcggttactacctgccctaagtaggcatagtattttacaacttgaagtgcactattaactatctcgaagcgctgctcccttccgaggttgttttacattactttcgttttctgcagattcatttcaagacccacctttctgctctccttgtctaactccgtaatcatgagttgcaattcgtcccctgagttactcagcaatgcaacgtcatcggcaaagcgcaggttactaaggtactctctattaactcttatccctaatggttcccattctaagcctctgaaaaccttctgtaagcacggggtaaatagcattggggagattataTTCccgtgccttacacccttcttgattggtattctgttgctatctttatgaagcattgtggtagcagttgatctcctgtagatttcttccaggatgtttatatatgctttatcgatgccctgattccgcagtgtctgcatgacggctgatatttctactgaatcaaacgctttctcgtaatctatgaaggctatgtatagtggttgattaTATTCTGAGAATctatctattacctgattgatagtatgaatgtggtcgattgttgagtagcctgttcaaaatcctgcttgtttttttggttaggcaagcaggttagggggagacagaaggttaggtgggcagatgagattaagaagtttgcggctataaattggcagcagcaagcacaggaccgagttaacggcggaacatgggagaggccttggtcctgcagtgcacgtagtcaggctgatgatgatgctgatgatgatgatggcttaACTGTGCTCAACGTAATTACCAAGCTGAAACGAAGGAATGGGAACTTCAGGTGCTTCTTTTGCTTTGCTGGAAGGAATATTCTTTAGAATTAACTCACAAGAAAGTCAAAGCAAATAATCGGGATATATTTTGTAGTAAATATGATTTaagtgtaaatgaaaaaaaaaaactagaccgAAATATAATTTGGTGCTGGCAgtgaccgaacctgcaaccttcaaataaggcatccgatgctctaccagcTGAGCTATAGCAGCGGTCATCATCATGTCCTCGTTTTGGCGTATGCATATATACCCCATTAAGAGGGTGTTGGGATGATCACCGCAGTAACTCTGTTGGTAGGGCATCGGACGCATTCTTCGAAGGTGGAATGTTCAGTTGCTGCCAGCGCTAAGTTATCTCCTTGTCTGCTTAATTTTCTCCCCAATGACTTCATAATTACAACAAATATTATCTCCCATATTTTTCTTAGCCTATTTGTCTCTTACGTTtaataaagttattattatcccTTCTAACACAACATTATAGCGACCAAGCGTTTCCGCCGTAcacactgattgttcagacaaccTGCCCATGGTTGCCATAAAAATTTTATTTAAAATAGCAATTAGAAATAACCTTGAAGAACACCCTGTTCCCGCACAGCCACTGGTTTGAGATCATGTCAAAGTGACAGCGAGCCAGATGATGAACTTACAATCTGTGTTCAATCACATTACTCAATTTTTTTACATTCGCAGATACATAATTTTTTATAATTAGAATAATACCAATGTAGTATAGCAATTCAAGTTCAAAAGTGCACATTTTGATGTGTTTGAACACACACATCTATATACAAAGAGTTCTTACAATCCTCCATGAGTCTGCCTTACTCTCTGCTGAAGCATTAGTGCGCTGTGAAGAACTCCTAAATGGATTATTGCCAAATCGACCAACCTTTAACTTTGCACGTGGGGAATATACCTTAACTTTGAAGTGCCACTTAAAATTATTCAAGTGTAGCTCAAGTGAAAGCTGACGTGAACATTTCCAATACACCCATTGCGTTTACTTGGATGCGTATACGTCAAGAGTAACGATAGCGCCATCCTCTCAAAACTTGCCGAGGCTTCATGTTAAGGAGAATTTCTGAATATATCGGTAACTCAGTCGTTTAGAACGGTAGCTGTTTGTGTCTCTGGGGGCTTTTTGATTGCGTTAACCACCATTTTTATACTGCTTACCACCTTGAGTAGCGAGCCGCACTCACATCTCTGGCATATAATGGTGGTATGTACTCTGCGCCTCTTTAACatgacgatagattacgcaacgAAACTAACTTCTTAGCAGACAAATTCACACCGATTGGAGTTTCTAAATTTATAACTTTTTGTGCCTGTAGAAACGGCCGTAAAAAGCGGTCGCTTGAATAAATTACCATTGATAGCCAGATATATGCAGCGCAATAGGGTGAATAAGTGGACCAATTAACACTCTTCGTGGAGAAAAGTATCAGGTTGAAAGACATAAGGCGAAGTATGGTATGTCACACTGTATGGGTTCCTTTTTCTTTTGTCCTGTGTTCATCTTTCGATAAAAGTTTTGTAGCAAGGAGGTGTACAACTAATACCATACCATATGTATTAGAATATTGCCGGTGTACTGAAAACCGGCTGCTCAGGACGCGCTCAGCCATGAGTTGGAGCGACTCGCAGCCGGGGCTCCCACATTTATGCAAGGACAGACGTATATTGCAAATGtatattttattgaaaaaaaatattttctttttaaaAAGAACCATTTTAAGTTCTGTGGCATTGCATTTTCATTTTTGGTAAGTTGAGCTGAACGTTTTTCATCAGCCGTTATGGTTTTCTTCTGCCTTCGGTGGAGATGTGGGCGATAGTGAGAGTAGAACATGATAGCAGGTAAGATTAAAAGACGACTAGACGTGATGCTTCAGACCTGAAACAAAGAGACAAAAACAAATAGAAGTAAAAAAATGTAGTCTTTGAAGTTGTTCTTTCAATACGTTCGCGCAAAAAATAGTGCACTACTCACACCATACCTGAAATATCTTTTTCTAGAACGCCATGGAAGGATGTGCTGTTCTTAAAAATAATTACTTCCTGATTTATGCGTTGCCTGTATTTTTGTCAGACAAACATGAACTGTGTGGTTATATTAGCGACCTTTACGGCAACGTTCAAACATAAAATAATCATGGAAGAAGCAAGTCATCAAAGACCAGAGATAAGGTTTTACACTCTGCGCCGAATTACGAAAACTCAACAATGATAAATACATATAAACATGCATGTTACAAAATCCCAGTGAACATGAATAATCACGCAATTGTGTTTTAAAACGTTGGCACAAATTTacagtttcttggcactgataAAACGCCCGCAATAGTAGAAGGCACCGTAATCATGGTTTTATTACCTTCTAATATCCGACTCCGCCACCAAAGTGTTGGCCGTGGCTCTGGCTTCCGAAGCCGGTCTTGTGACCAGCGGAGCCGCCAGCGAATCCACCCGAGTGCTGACCGTAACCGGTTCCATAGCGGTTCGAGTCAGTCTTGGAGAAGCCTGTGCTGGAGCTGTACCCTTGCTGGTTGCTGTAGCCCTGAACGTTCCTGAATTGGTTACCTCCAGCGAAGCCTGCCGAGCCCTGGTTGTATCCTCCAGCTCCTTGCTTGTAGCCACCCTGGAAGCCTCCGGCACTTTGGCCGTATCCGGCCCCATAGCCACCGCCATAGCCACCACCACCGTAGCCACCACCGAGACCGCCACCGTAGCCACCACCAAGACCGCCCCCGTAGCCGCCACCACCAATAGGACCAACGCCTCCGACTCCGATGGGGACACCTCCGACTCCGGGTCCGATACCTCCGCCGTACACGCCATGGCCACCATAGCCTCCGAGCAGGCCTCCACGGCCTTCTACTTTCTCATCCTTGCCGGCAGCCTTCTCGTCTTTCTTGGCTTCTTCGGCGAAGGCAAGGCATGCTACGCCGGCAAACACAGCGAGGCAAAGAAGCTGCGAATAGACAAGAAGACTAAGATTGATATCTGTGCTTCGTTTTATTTGTTTAGATCCCTCTAGACGCAGAATTTCAATCAGCCTTCTACGCGCTCACAGTCTCGAAAATATATTTGTCGTACTGCACTGCTGAGCCTAGTTTCTACGTACGAGCACATTATGAAAGTTGAAATTTAAGTCAGTTCAAATTAAGTTATGCTACTCGTGTGAGGGCATTGCGAAAGATGATAAGGAGATTGACTATATTCAAGTGATTAGATCAACACAAAGCAAACGTCACTTCAATACAGAACTTAATACCGACGGCCGATAATGCAACTGAGAGTACCAGTAGGTCGACTGGTGCTCTTAATTGCAACAGACACTGAACGCTGTTCAATGTATCTCCATGGTAACGACCCTTTTAGACATTTTGTGCAGGCATAATAATCTTAAGGGTAAAATAAAACTCACATCCACGTTGTAGACAGTAAAGTTTCAATTCACCACTGCGCGCTTTCGAACGTAAGACCACTCTACTACAGAGGTATTTCCAGTGCAAATGAATAAAACGGAGTGACAGTTGCGAGCACGCTGAGCGATGAGAGCTACAATGAACTAAAAGACTATACAGGTGAGATATGGCGTACTACACATTCAGTAGAACCAGTTTAACTCAACCAGCCTAGGTGACTAGTTGTCATCGCCCCATTTCAAGGGTGTATATTATTAGgaagcgtcatcat
This region includes:
- the LOC119161176 gene encoding uncharacterized protein LOC119161176; this encodes MKLLCLAVFAGVACLAFAEEAKKDEKAAGKDEKVEGRGGLLGGYGGHGVYGGGIGPGVGGVPIGVGGVGPIGGGGYGGGLGGGYGGGLGGGYGGGGYGGGYGAGYGQSAGGFQGGYKQGAGGYNQGSAGFAGGNQFRNVQGYSNQQGYSSSTGFSKTDSNRYGTGYGQHSGGFAGGSAGHKTGFGSQSHGQHFGGGVGY